A genome region from Alistipes dispar includes the following:
- a CDS encoding ROK family protein, translating into MYETDPRIVLTLDAGGTNLVFSAIAGNREIVGPIHFHSEPEDLDRMLSTLVEGFEAVRRQLPGAPVAISFAFPGPADYAHGIIGDLPNFPSFRGGVALGPFLEQKFGIPVFINNDGNLFAYGEAISGALPEVNALLERSGSTKRYRNLLGVTFGTGFGAGAVIDGRLLTGDNGCGGDVWVFRNKHHEGMICEESVSIRAIRRVYGELTGADTVPLTPRDIFDIAEGTREGDRDAARESFRRFGEVAGDVISQALTIIDGIVVLGGGLTGAAEYFMPALLAEMRGEIGSFAGDRFPRLQMRTFDLDTPEEAAEFLREKSVPVAVPRSEKRVRYHHVRQIPVVRSKLGASRAIALGAYAFAIAELDRRQ; encoded by the coding sequence ATGTACGAAACCGACCCACGTATCGTCCTCACGCTCGACGCCGGAGGCACGAACCTCGTCTTCTCGGCGATCGCCGGTAACCGCGAGATCGTCGGCCCGATCCATTTCCACTCGGAGCCGGAAGATCTCGACCGCATGCTCTCGACCCTCGTCGAGGGATTCGAAGCCGTGCGGCGGCAGCTTCCCGGAGCACCCGTCGCCATCAGTTTCGCCTTTCCCGGACCGGCCGACTACGCCCACGGGATCATCGGCGACCTGCCCAACTTCCCGTCGTTCCGCGGCGGCGTGGCGCTGGGACCCTTCCTCGAACAGAAGTTCGGCATCCCGGTGTTCATCAACAACGACGGCAACCTGTTTGCCTACGGCGAGGCCATTTCGGGCGCCCTGCCCGAGGTGAACGCCCTGCTCGAACGTTCCGGATCGACCAAACGCTACCGCAATCTGCTCGGCGTGACGTTCGGTACGGGATTCGGCGCCGGCGCCGTGATCGACGGCCGGCTGCTGACCGGCGACAACGGATGCGGCGGCGACGTCTGGGTATTCCGCAACAAGCACCACGAAGGCATGATCTGCGAGGAGAGCGTCAGCATCCGCGCCATCCGCCGTGTTTACGGCGAGCTGACCGGCGCGGACACCGTTCCGCTCACCCCGCGCGACATCTTCGACATCGCCGAAGGAACGCGCGAGGGCGACCGCGATGCCGCACGAGAGAGCTTTCGCCGGTTCGGCGAGGTGGCCGGCGACGTCATCTCGCAGGCCCTCACGATCATCGACGGCATCGTCGTGTTGGGGGGCGGCCTGACCGGAGCGGCCGAATACTTCATGCCCGCTCTGCTCGCGGAGATGCGCGGCGAGATCGGCTCCTTTGCCGGCGACCGCTTCCCGCGGCTGCAGATGCGGACCTTCGACCTCGACACACCGGAGGAGGCCGCGGAGTTCTTGCGCGAGAAATCGGTGCCGGTAGCCGTTCCCCGCTCCGAAAAGCGCGTCCGCTACCACCACGTTCGCCAAATCCCCGTCGTCCGTTCGAAACTCGGCGCCAGTCGGGCCATCGCACTGGGGGCCTACGCCTTCGCCATCGCGGAGCTCGACCGGAGGCAATAG
- a CDS encoding MFS transporter, which produces MNKNDNRSVSKLLPVLFGFFVMGFCDVVGISTSYVQKDFALNETLAGFIPSMVFIWFLLLSIPAALVMNRIGRKKMVQASNLVTVAGMLIPFIDYNLVTCMAAFALLGIGNTLLQVSLNPLLTNVVRPETLTSSLTAGQVVKAVSSFCGPFIAAFAAGELGDWQYLFPIYAAITLLSALWLLCTPIRESRETQPASSVGAAFSLLKDRTVLILFLGIVFVVGVDVGMNTVAPKLLIERSGYAVEQAGIGSSVYFVCRTVGALLGSLLLVRMSDVRYFRIHIFAAIAAMIALWFTHATAGMLVLVGLIGFACSSIFSVIYSAALKSHPDKANEISGLMITGVCGGAVIPPLMGASADFAGSQIGSLVVIGCCMAYLAVCALLLRRFETGK; this is translated from the coding sequence ATGAATAAAAACGACAACCGCTCCGTAAGCAAACTGCTGCCCGTCCTCTTCGGTTTCTTCGTGATGGGATTCTGCGACGTGGTGGGTATCTCGACCAGCTACGTGCAGAAAGATTTCGCACTCAACGAGACCCTCGCCGGATTCATCCCCTCGATGGTCTTCATCTGGTTCCTGCTGCTCTCGATTCCCGCGGCACTGGTCATGAACCGCATCGGGCGCAAGAAGATGGTGCAGGCGAGCAACCTCGTCACCGTCGCCGGCATGCTCATCCCCTTCATCGATTACAATCTGGTCACCTGCATGGCGGCCTTCGCCCTGCTGGGCATCGGCAACACGCTGCTGCAGGTGTCGCTCAACCCGCTGCTGACGAATGTCGTGCGCCCCGAGACGCTGACCAGCTCGCTCACGGCCGGACAGGTGGTCAAAGCCGTGTCGTCGTTCTGCGGACCGTTCATCGCCGCATTCGCCGCCGGAGAGCTGGGCGACTGGCAGTACCTCTTCCCGATCTATGCCGCCATCACGCTGCTGTCGGCCCTCTGGCTTCTCTGCACCCCGATCCGCGAGTCGCGCGAAACGCAGCCTGCTTCGTCGGTCGGAGCGGCCTTCTCGCTGCTGAAGGACCGCACGGTGCTGATCCTTTTCCTCGGCATCGTCTTCGTCGTGGGCGTCGATGTGGGCATGAACACGGTCGCACCCAAGCTGCTCATCGAGCGCAGCGGATACGCCGTCGAGCAGGCCGGAATCGGATCGAGCGTCTACTTTGTCTGCCGTACGGTCGGCGCACTGCTCGGTTCGCTCCTGCTCGTGCGCATGAGCGATGTCCGCTACTTCCGGATTCACATTTTCGCCGCCATCGCCGCCATGATCGCACTCTGGTTCACCCATGCAACGGCCGGCATGCTGGTGCTGGTCGGCCTGATCGGCTTCGCCTGTTCGAGTATCTTCTCGGTGATCTATTCGGCGGCGCTCAAGAGCCATCCGGACAAGGCCAACGAGATCTCGGGGCTGATGATTACGGGTGTCTGCGGCGGTGCAGTGATCCCGCCGCTGATGGGCGCCTCGGCCGATTTCGCCGGCAGTCAGATCGGATCGCTCGTCGTCATCGGTTGCTGTATGGCCTACCTGGCCGTCTGCGCCCTCCTGCTGCGCCGTTTCGAGACGGGAAAATAA
- a CDS encoding saccharopine dehydrogenase family protein codes for MCKALIIGAGGVGTVVTQKIAADPVFTDVMLASRTKSKCDAVAAAIGGDRVKTAEVDADNVAQLCELFRAFKPDIVVNVALPYQDLTIMDACLECGCNYLDTANYEPRDEAHFEYSWQWAYQDRFKAAGLTAILGCGFDPGVTAVFTAYAAKHHFDEIHYLDIVDCNAGNHGMAFATNFNPEINIREVTQKGRYYENGQWVVTEPHEIHRPLHYPGIGERESYVIYHEELESLVKNYPTIRRARFWMTFGQEYLTHLRVIQNIGMARIDPIIYNGVEIVPIQFLKAVLPDPKSLGANYHGQTSIGCRIRGVKDGKERTYYIYNNCDHEQAFRETGTQAVSFTTGVPAALGASMWAKGLWRGAGVFNVEEFDPDPFLAELGPQGLPWHELFDVDIEV; via the coding sequence ATGTGTAAAGCGCTAATTATCGGAGCCGGAGGCGTCGGTACGGTGGTGACGCAGAAAATCGCCGCCGATCCCGTCTTCACGGACGTCATGCTGGCCAGCCGTACCAAATCCAAATGCGACGCCGTGGCGGCCGCCATCGGCGGTGACCGGGTGAAGACCGCCGAGGTCGATGCCGACAACGTCGCCCAGTTGTGCGAGCTGTTCCGGGCGTTCAAACCCGACATCGTGGTCAATGTGGCCCTGCCGTATCAGGACCTCACGATCATGGACGCCTGCCTCGAATGCGGCTGCAATTACCTCGATACGGCCAACTACGAGCCGCGCGACGAGGCGCATTTCGAATATTCGTGGCAATGGGCCTATCAGGACCGCTTCAAGGCCGCGGGTCTCACGGCGATCCTCGGCTGCGGCTTCGATCCGGGCGTGACGGCCGTCTTCACGGCCTATGCCGCCAAGCACCATTTCGACGAGATCCATTACCTCGACATCGTGGACTGCAACGCCGGCAATCACGGCATGGCGTTCGCCACGAACTTCAACCCCGAAATCAATATCCGCGAGGTGACGCAGAAGGGCCGCTACTACGAGAACGGGCAGTGGGTGGTGACCGAGCCGCACGAAATCCACCGGCCGCTGCACTATCCCGGCATCGGCGAACGCGAGTCGTACGTCATCTACCACGAGGAGCTGGAGTCGCTCGTGAAGAATTATCCGACGATCCGGCGCGCCCGGTTCTGGATGACCTTCGGGCAGGAGTACCTCACGCACTTGCGCGTGATCCAGAATATCGGCATGGCGCGTATCGACCCGATCATCTACAACGGCGTGGAGATCGTTCCGATCCAGTTCCTCAAGGCCGTGCTTCCGGACCCCAAGTCGCTGGGCGCCAACTACCACGGCCAAACCTCGATCGGCTGCCGCATCCGGGGTGTGAAGGACGGTAAGGAGCGTACCTATTACATTTACAACAACTGCGACCACGAGCAGGCTTTCCGCGAGACCGGCACGCAGGCCGTGAGCTTCACGACGGGCGTTCCGGCGGCGCTCGGCGCTTCGATGTGGGCCAAGGGCCTGTGGCGAGGAGCCGGCGTGTTCAACGTCGAGGAGTTCGATCCCGATCCGTTCCTGGCCGAACTCGGTCCGCAGGGACTGCCGTGGCACGAACTGTTCGACGTGGATATCGAAGTCTGA
- a CDS encoding GH92 family glycosyl hydrolase encodes MKMKSLMRPAFVLSCALAVRTAAASDATIWTVGEPDGRPDGFALAPDGFRDFLARDFGYEDKFYLVGHSDPSTDFPYVLPGPADTWGGTWPTSGWRTHEVNILFGLDEQPDDDCLLAVDLADYAKRFPPLVKVSVNGQDAWFRLNDPDDPTAAGRRYGQQEPTVDTLSLTGRFERATPRRLEMPLRRGTLRKGGNTVHVTVLEGSWILFDRVALEGPSSVRPTQSEGLFVRDVAAAPYESDHDGKRVQPLLVDVEWLGATPTLSVEIDGRELFNRRVEAGRSRFEVPMPAVRRARTSCYRVLCDGREVASGCIERAPRPEQTLADYVDTRIGTAHSRWMIAPGPWMPFGMVKLSPDNQNAGWQAGYQPSLETIGCFSHIHEWTLGGLGLMATNGELKVRVGDERNPDEGYRSRIDKRTEQAGIGCYAADLTDYGIHAEVTATTRCGFSRFTFPTDRGEGRILIELHPQAEYDFELRDVSVRQAGDRRIEGSCRQYSRGVWSNDADQDYTLHFVIEFDRPIKRLGSWCDDELQQQTDGLSCGPCREAGLFAVFDPAEDSVVQVRSGISLVSVGNASENLSTEISVPFGWNFEAVCANQRATWNDLFSRVRVRSDDYLEKQRFYNNMYRALCSRNTWSDVNGEWVSTDGRVRCVADPANDAMLGCDAFWNTFWNLNPFWNLVTPEWSGRWVRSQLAMYDANGWLAKGPAGLNYVPVMVAEHEIPLIVSAWQMGIRDFDGQKALEAAVKMQTTPARKVFNGFAGNRDLAAYMQYHYVPSDKGRFSNTMEYSYDDWTVGQLARALGDDETWRTFNDRGYWWRNVISDAGYCHLRDSEGRWAAPFDPFRSGANHHYVEGNAWQLTFFVPQDIPALVRKIGRERFLERLEWGFAQDEAWRYNAPNDQYWDHPVVQGNQQSMHFAFLFNYAGAPWLTQRWSRSILDRYYGRGIANAYLGDEDQGQMSAWAVLASLGLFQTDGGCRVDPVFEIASPIFEEVTIDLGGRYGRGETFTIRAKNASRRNIYVQRASLDGKPLRSFRFPAAALLDGGELELEMGPEPNRAWGVE; translated from the coding sequence ATGAAGATGAAAAGCCTTATGCGGCCGGCGTTCGTCCTGAGCTGCGCCCTGGCCGTGCGGACTGCGGCGGCGTCCGATGCGACGATCTGGACGGTGGGCGAACCGGACGGCCGTCCCGACGGGTTCGCCCTTGCGCCCGACGGATTCCGGGACTTCCTGGCCCGGGACTTCGGCTACGAGGACAAATTCTATCTGGTCGGGCACTCCGATCCTTCGACCGATTTTCCCTATGTGCTGCCGGGGCCGGCCGACACGTGGGGCGGAACCTGGCCCACGTCGGGATGGCGCACCCACGAGGTCAATATCCTTTTCGGCCTCGACGAACAGCCCGATGACGACTGCCTGCTGGCGGTCGATCTGGCGGATTACGCCAAGCGGTTCCCGCCGCTGGTCAAGGTGAGCGTAAACGGACAGGATGCCTGGTTCCGACTCAACGACCCCGACGATCCGACCGCTGCCGGCCGCCGTTACGGCCAGCAGGAGCCGACTGTCGATACGCTTTCGCTGACCGGACGCTTCGAGCGTGCGACGCCGCGCCGGCTCGAGATGCCGCTCCGGCGCGGCACGCTGCGCAAGGGCGGCAACACGGTGCATGTGACCGTGCTCGAGGGGTCGTGGATACTCTTCGACCGGGTGGCGCTCGAGGGCCCATCGTCCGTGCGTCCGACGCAGTCCGAAGGGTTGTTCGTGCGCGACGTGGCGGCGGCTCCGTATGAATCGGACCATGACGGCAAGCGTGTACAGCCGTTGCTGGTCGATGTCGAGTGGCTCGGAGCGACACCGACGCTGAGCGTCGAGATAGACGGCCGCGAACTCTTCAACCGACGCGTCGAGGCGGGCCGTTCGCGCTTCGAGGTGCCGATGCCTGCCGTGCGCCGCGCCCGGACGAGCTGCTACCGGGTGCTGTGCGACGGACGCGAAGTGGCCTCCGGATGTATCGAACGGGCTCCCCGACCCGAGCAAACCCTGGCCGACTACGTCGATACGCGCATCGGTACGGCCCACTCGCGATGGATGATCGCTCCCGGACCGTGGATGCCTTTCGGCATGGTCAAGCTCTCGCCCGACAACCAGAATGCAGGCTGGCAGGCCGGCTACCAGCCTTCGCTCGAGACGATCGGCTGTTTCAGCCACATTCACGAGTGGACGCTCGGCGGACTGGGTCTCATGGCGACCAACGGCGAGCTGAAGGTCCGGGTCGGAGACGAGCGCAACCCCGACGAGGGCTACCGCTCGCGCATCGACAAACGGACGGAGCAAGCCGGAATCGGCTGCTATGCGGCCGACCTGACCGATTACGGGATCCATGCAGAGGTGACCGCCACGACGCGTTGCGGATTCAGCCGTTTCACCTTCCCGACGGACCGGGGCGAGGGCCGTATCCTCATCGAACTGCACCCGCAGGCCGAATACGACTTCGAGCTGCGCGACGTTTCGGTCCGGCAGGCGGGCGACCGGCGGATCGAGGGCTCGTGCCGCCAATATTCGCGGGGAGTCTGGAGCAACGACGCCGACCAGGACTATACGCTGCATTTCGTCATCGAATTCGACCGGCCGATCAAGCGGCTGGGTAGCTGGTGCGACGATGAACTCCAACAGCAGACAGACGGCCTGTCGTGCGGACCGTGCCGCGAGGCCGGACTCTTCGCCGTCTTCGATCCTGCGGAGGATTCCGTCGTTCAGGTGCGCTCGGGCATCTCGCTCGTGAGCGTCGGGAACGCCTCCGAGAACCTATCCACGGAGATTTCGGTCCCCTTCGGCTGGAACTTCGAGGCCGTGTGCGCCAACCAGCGGGCGACGTGGAACGATCTTTTCTCCCGCGTTCGGGTCCGCTCGGACGACTACCTCGAAAAGCAGCGTTTCTACAACAACATGTACCGTGCGCTTTGCAGTCGCAATACGTGGAGCGACGTCAATGGCGAGTGGGTCTCGACCGACGGCCGGGTACGCTGCGTGGCCGATCCGGCAAACGATGCGATGCTCGGATGCGATGCCTTCTGGAACACCTTCTGGAACCTCAATCCCTTCTGGAATCTCGTGACGCCCGAGTGGTCGGGCCGCTGGGTGCGCTCGCAACTGGCGATGTACGATGCCAACGGATGGCTGGCCAAGGGCCCTGCGGGCCTGAACTACGTCCCGGTGATGGTCGCCGAACACGAGATCCCGCTGATCGTCTCGGCCTGGCAGATGGGCATCCGCGACTTCGACGGACAGAAAGCCCTCGAGGCGGCCGTGAAGATGCAGACGACGCCCGCACGGAAGGTTTTCAACGGCTTTGCCGGCAACCGCGATCTGGCGGCCTACATGCAATACCACTACGTGCCGAGCGACAAGGGCCGCTTCTCGAACACGATGGAGTACTCCTACGACGACTGGACGGTCGGCCAACTGGCCCGCGCCCTCGGCGACGACGAGACGTGGCGGACCTTCAACGACCGCGGCTATTGGTGGCGGAACGTCATCAGCGATGCCGGCTACTGCCATCTGCGCGACAGCGAGGGCCGCTGGGCTGCCCCCTTCGACCCCTTCCGCAGCGGGGCCAACCACCACTATGTCGAGGGCAACGCCTGGCAGCTTACCTTTTTCGTGCCGCAGGATATTCCGGCTTTGGTGCGGAAAATCGGACGCGAGCGCTTCCTCGAGCGTCTGGAATGGGGCTTCGCGCAGGACGAGGCGTGGCGCTACAACGCTCCCAACGATCAGTATTGGGACCACCCCGTCGTGCAGGGCAACCAACAGTCGATGCACTTCGCCTTTCTGTTCAACTACGCCGGCGCCCCGTGGCTGACGCAGCGCTGGAGCCGCTCGATCCTGGACCGCTATTACGGTCGCGGCATCGCCAACGCCTACCTCGGCGACGAGGATCAGGGACAGATGAGCGCCTGGGCCGTTTTGGCCTCGCTCGGACTCTTCCAGACCGACGGAGGCTGCCGCGTGGATCCGGTCTTCGAGATCGCCAGTCCGATTTTCGAAGAGGTGACGATCGACCTCGGCGGACGCTACGGCCGCGGCGAGACCTTCACCATCCGGGCGAAAAACGCTTCGCGCCGCAACATCTATGTGCAGCGTGCGTCGCTCGACGGCAAGCCGCTCCGGAGTTTCCGCTTCCCGGCCGCCGCTCTGCTCGACGGCGGAGAACTGGAGCTGGAAATGGGCCCCGAACCCAACCGGGCATGGGGCGTGGAGTGA
- a CDS encoding OmpA family protein, which produces MKRILCAVGALMMCATPLFAVGAKDKEKTEFNRHWFMQVQAGAAYTLGETGFGDLLSPAAVLSAGYRFSPVWGLRFGLGGWQAKGAWVSPEMHYKFNYLQGNVEAMLDLANLFGRFNPVRTVNPYLFAGVGVSGAFDNDEANAICDKGYAMENVWSGGKVFVAGRLGAGLNFRLSDCVLLGVEVNADMLSDKFNSKKAGNVDWQFNALAGLTFRFGKTYRKKAAAVPPAPVAPAAPAEPAPEQPAPEPRPEPAPAPAPVPVAEKPVPLREDIFFRIGSSEIRASERPKVEALADYLRAHPETTVSVTGYADAATGGKARNLQLSMLRAAGVSEALQQAGIAADRIRVDYKGDSEQPFATAAENRVSVCVAQ; this is translated from the coding sequence ATGAAACGTATCCTATGTGCGGTCGGTGCGCTGATGATGTGTGCGACGCCGCTCTTCGCCGTCGGGGCGAAGGACAAAGAAAAGACCGAATTCAACAGGCATTGGTTTATGCAGGTGCAGGCGGGTGCTGCCTACACGCTCGGCGAGACGGGATTCGGCGATCTGCTGTCGCCCGCGGCGGTCCTTTCGGCCGGCTATCGGTTCTCGCCCGTGTGGGGGCTGCGTTTCGGCCTCGGCGGATGGCAGGCCAAAGGGGCCTGGGTTTCGCCCGAAATGCACTACAAGTTCAATTACTTGCAGGGGAATGTCGAGGCCATGCTCGATCTGGCGAATCTGTTCGGGCGTTTCAACCCCGTCCGGACGGTCAATCCCTACCTGTTCGCGGGTGTCGGGGTCAGCGGGGCGTTCGACAACGACGAGGCCAACGCGATCTGCGACAAGGGATACGCGATGGAGAACGTCTGGTCCGGCGGCAAGGTTTTCGTGGCGGGACGCCTGGGTGCGGGATTGAATTTCCGGCTTTCGGACTGCGTGCTGCTGGGCGTGGAGGTGAATGCCGACATGCTCTCCGATAAGTTCAACTCGAAGAAAGCGGGAAATGTGGATTGGCAGTTCAACGCGCTGGCGGGACTGACCTTCCGCTTCGGAAAGACCTATCGGAAAAAGGCCGCCGCGGTTCCGCCCGCACCCGTGGCTCCCGCCGCTCCGGCGGAGCCCGCCCCCGAGCAGCCCGCTCCGGAGCCCCGGCCCGAACCAGCTCCCGCTCCGGCTCCGGTTCCCGTCGCGGAGAAACCCGTTCCGCTGCGCGAGGATATCTTCTTCCGGATCGGATCGTCCGAGATTCGGGCGTCGGAGCGGCCGAAGGTGGAGGCGCTGGCCGATTACCTTAGGGCGCATCCGGAGACGACGGTCTCCGTGACGGGCTATGCGGATGCGGCCACGGGCGGCAAGGCCCGCAACCTGCAACTGTCGATGCTGCGCGCCGCGGGCGTGTCGGAGGCTCTGCAACAGGCCGGAATCGCGGCGGACCGTATCCGGGTCGATTACAAGGGCGATTCGGAGCAGCCGTTCGCCACGGCGGCCGAAAACCGCGTGAGCGTCTGCGTGGCGCAGTGA
- a CDS encoding GntR family transcriptional regulator: MNAQIDFSSKTPYHVQAEHILRQMINTEKYRSGAILPNEVELAQELKISRNTLRQAINRLVNEGLLIRKKGVGTTVNTLGRASSNARNWMSFSQEMKALGITIKNYELHICWEQAAPEVTRFFRVASDMRMLRMSRVRGSEQAPIVYFYSYFNPAIGMTGEEDFTQPLYTMLEQRYGVIVHKSVEEVSAMLADEELAAKLGIRVGDPILRRKRLVLDATGFPVEFNVGYYRADSFTYRIEAEK; the protein is encoded by the coding sequence ATGAACGCACAGATTGATTTTTCGAGCAAGACGCCCTATCACGTGCAGGCGGAACATATCCTGCGCCAGATGATCAATACCGAGAAATACCGTTCGGGAGCCATCCTGCCCAACGAGGTGGAACTCGCACAGGAGCTCAAGATATCGCGCAACACCCTCAGACAGGCCATCAACCGGTTGGTGAACGAAGGCCTGCTGATCCGCAAAAAGGGTGTGGGCACCACGGTCAATACGCTGGGCAGGGCCAGCAGCAACGCCCGCAACTGGATGAGTTTCTCGCAGGAGATGAAGGCGCTGGGCATCACGATCAAAAATTACGAACTGCATATATGTTGGGAACAGGCCGCTCCCGAGGTGACCCGGTTCTTCCGGGTGGCTTCCGACATGCGCATGCTGCGCATGTCGCGCGTGCGCGGCAGCGAGCAGGCGCCGATCGTCTATTTCTATTCCTATTTCAACCCCGCCATCGGGATGACCGGCGAGGAGGACTTCACACAGCCTCTCTACACGATGCTCGAACAGCGCTACGGCGTCATCGTCCACAAGTCGGTCGAGGAGGTGAGCGCCATGCTGGCCGACGAGGAGCTGGCCGCCAAACTCGGCATCAGGGTCGGCGATCCGATTCTCAGGCGCAAGCGGCTGGTGCTCGATGCCACGGGATTCCCCGTCGAGTTCAACGTCGGCTATTACCGTGCCGATTCGTTCACCTACCGTATCGAAGCCGAGAAATAA